The Thermodesulfobacteriota bacterium genome segment CGCCAGAAAACGGCCGAAAATGATGGCACCGGTGACTAGGACAAAAACAAAACAGGAAATCTTCAAGGTCTCACGCATGGACTTCACTATTCCAGACCAGGTCAGTTTCCCGGCCACAGCGGTAATAACCAGCGTGAGAAACACCCCTACCGCACCTGCTTCCGTGGGCGTAAAAATACCGATGTAGAGCCCTCCTATGACAAACATGAATATGACCAGGGCTTCTATCACCCCGATGAGTGATTTTAGTTTTTCCTTAAAGGTTGTTTTCGGCCCTGCCGGACCGTATTCAGGATACAGCCTGCACAATACAAAGATGGTCAGGATAAACAGCAGTCCAAGAAGCACGGCCGGAAGTATTCCCGCCAGAAACAGTTTGATGATGGACTGTTCGGTCTGAAGTCCGATGATGATAAGAACAATGCTGGGCGGCATCACCGTGCCCAGCGTTCCGCCGGTTACAACGGTTCCTGTGCTAAGGCTGTCACTATAGGTATACTTTTTCATCTGGGGCATGGCAACGGCTCCCATGGTGGCGGCTGTCGCTGTATTTGACCCGCATATTGCAGCAAAAAGCTCGTCTGCAGTTATGGTTGCAATAGCCAGTCCTCCCCTCCAGTGACCAATCCATTTGTAAGCAGCATCGTAAAGCCTTCCGGCTATTCCGGCATGAAATGCCAGGTACCCCATAAATATAAAAAGAGGTATGACGGTAAGTCCGTATTTAGAAAAAGTCACCCAGATATCGGTACCCACCATGTTTAAGGCAGCCTTAAATGAAATGATATAGCTAAATCCTAAAAACCCTACGATTGCCATGGCAAAGCTGACAGGCATGCCGAGAAGAAACAAAGCGAGGATCAGTATGACTATTCCGATGATTCCGACGATTGCAGCATCCATCTATCCTGCATCCTTTTTATTGGCAAAGTATTTGAGAAATTCGATCAGCATGGCAAATCCCAAGGCAAAACATCCTAAGGCCACGGCAAAGGTAAATGGGTAGTATACGATTCTCAAGGTTTCCGTTGTTTCGCCCGTTTTCAACAGATTTACCCCAATTTTTGCAATTTGCCAGCCGGCAAGGAAAAAGAAAACCAAACAGATGCCTGAATTAATGCAACCGATGATTTTTTGAATCCTTTCGGAAAAACATTTTACCAGGATATCGACCGCAATGTGACCTTTTTTGATTTGGGTATATCCAAGTGCAAAGGCGGTGATCACCGCCCCTGCATATCCCATGAGCTCAAAAGTTCCTTTGACCGGGATCCAGACCATTCGGCAAAAAATGTTGGCGCATGTCAACACGACCATGCCTGCCAGAAAGACGCCCCCCATGACTATCAATATTTTGTTTAGAGCCAGACTGATTTTATCAAGAGTTTCCATATCAATCCTTTTTTTAAAAAAGAATCATGTCGAAATCTACCGAAAAGCTGGAAAGTATGCGGATTCCAGGTGCTTTTTAAAATGATAGAACCCGAAACCCGCATTAACTATTGCGCTCATTCAAATACGCGTATTGATTTATTTGGAGTATTTTGAAACCAACTTTTTTATGTCTTTTACAATTTTTTTCGCCGGCAACCCTTTCTCTTTCGCACCGGCAATCCACTTGTCGTTTAAAAACTGCAGCTTTTTATCCCATTTGGCTTTTTCTTTTTTTGAAAGCGTGATGAATTCAACATTATGGGTCTTTTTGGACCAGCTTACCGATTCTTTTACATGCTCGTCCATATAATTTCCCGTCCATTCCGATTGTTCCACCACCAATTTGTCCATTACCTTCTGAACTTTTTTCGGTAAGGCGTTCCATTTATCCATGTTCATCACCACCGAAAAAGGATAAATCACCGTGTTGGTCATGGTGACATAACCGCACATTTCAGCAAATTTGAAGTCTTTCATTGTTTCCAGAGATGAATACAGCCCCTTCACCACACCTTTTTGCAAGGCTTCCACAGTGGCCGGCATGGGC includes the following:
- a CDS encoding TRAP transporter large permease → MDAAIVGIIGIVILILALFLLGMPVSFAMAIVGFLGFSYIISFKAALNMVGTDIWVTFSKYGLTVIPLFIFMGYLAFHAGIAGRLYDAAYKWIGHWRGGLAIATITADELFAAICGSNTATAATMGAVAMPQMKKYTYSDSLSTGTVVTGGTLGTVMPPSIVLIIIGLQTEQSIIKLFLAGILPAVLLGLLFILTIFVLCRLYPEYGPAGPKTTFKEKLKSLIGVIEALVIFMFVIGGLYIGIFTPTEAGAVGVFLTLVITAVAGKLTWSGIVKSMRETLKISCFVFVLVTGAIIFGRFLAITRLPFIIADFAAGLPVSPYIVLTLILIIYLIGGCFMDSLGFLVLTIPIFFPLGIALGFDPVWFSIIITMVTTMGAITPPVGVNIYVVKALVPDVPLETIFKSVSFFLIACMISIIILIVFPQIVLIIPKMAY
- a CDS encoding TRAP transporter small permease, coding for METLDKISLALNKILIVMGGVFLAGMVVLTCANIFCRMVWIPVKGTFELMGYAGAVITAFALGYTQIKKGHIAVDILVKCFSERIQKIIGCINSGICLVFFFLAGWQIAKIGVNLLKTGETTETLRIVYYPFTFAVALGCFALGFAMLIEFLKYFANKKDAG